The Alysiella filiformis sequence CGTTGCTTCATTTTTGCCGAAATTTGGTTACAAAAACAGCATGTTGCTCGGCTTGGCATTGGTGTTTGCAGGCTGCCTGACCATGTATTTGGGTAACTCGTTTGGCAGCAGCAAAATCCTGTTTTTAACCATAGGCGTGGCATTTGCCTTTATCAAAGTGTCCGTGTATTCCATGATAGGCTTGTTCACCAACAGCAAGGAAGAACACAACAGTTTCATGAGTTCCATTGAAGGCTTTTTCATGATAGGCATTGCGTCCGCCTATTTCCTGTTCCCCGCGTTTTTTGACGCGAACGACCCCAATGGCTGGCTGCGCGTGTATTTGCTGTTGGCGGCTTTGGTGGCGGTGGCATTTTTTCTGTTGCTGTTTACCAAAGTGGAGGTGGAAACACCCAAATCTTCAGGCAGCCTGTCCGATGATTTTGTTGGTATGTTGAAAATGGCGGCATTGCCTTTGACGATTTTCTTTGTGTTGAGCGCATTCTGTTTTGTGATGGTGGAACAAGGGATTATGACTTGGCTGCCGACTTTCAACCAAAAAGTTTTGTCGCTGAATGAAACATTGAGCGTACAAATGGCGAGCATTTTGGCATTGTCATTGGCGGCTGGGCGTTTTTTGGCGGGGCAGTTGGTTAAAAAAATCCATTGGCTGACTTTGCTGATTGGCTGCCTGTTGGCGGCGGCTGCGGTGGTGGTGTTTGTGTTGCCATCGGCTTTGAACGCCAACCCACAAACCATTCATTCATTTAGTGACATTCCCGCGATTGGCTTTATTTTCCCTTTAATTGGCTTGTTTATTGCACCGATTTACCCCTTGATTAGTTCGGCAACTTTGTCCGCCTTGCCCAAACATTTGCACAGCCCGATGACGGGTTTGATTGTGATTTTCTCCGCATTGGGCGGTACTTTGGGTTCGCGCATTATTGGCATGTTGTTTGAAAATGTGGGTGGCGCACAGGCGTTTTATTTCATGTTAATTCCGATTGCGATTTTGATTGTTTCATTGATTTTGTTGAACAAATTCATTAAAGGATACGGCAATGCAGCTTAAAATCAACCGCGACCAAATCTTAAACGACTTATTGGCGCAACAATCCACGCAAGGCACACGCACCATTACCATTGACGACACAGGCAACAAACAATTTACCGTGTTTGGCGAAAATGGCGAACAATTTGACGTGCGCGGCACTTATTATTTAGCCAATTTATTGCAAGAAGTGTGGCTGGGCAATGGCGAATTGGACACCGAAAAAGTGTTGATGCTTCCATTGGAACGCGTTGATTATTTAATGAAAAATCATTATTGGAACGTGTTGAGCCGCCGCATGAATGCCGACAATGTGCTTGCCAATTTGTTTGATGAAAAACGCAGCAGCGAAAAATCCTATTTGTATGTGCCAGCTGCCGATGTGGACGGTTTGGCGTACTATCGCCGCATTACCGCTCAATATGACAATATTGAGATTATTGAGCTGCCTGCTCCGCCTTATTCTGCTGATTTATTGAAAGAAATTGATGAGAAAGCGGGTTTATTGGCATTGAAATACGACAAAGCAACCGACCAACCTTTGCCCTATGTCGTACCAGGGGGGCGGTTTAATGAAATGTATGGCTGGGACAGCTATTTCATCGGCTTGGGCTTGATGGCGCACGACCAATACGAATTGGCACGCGGTATGTTGGAAAACATTGCCTATCAAATCAAATACTACGGCAAAATGCTCAACGCCAACCGCAGCTATTATTTGACGCGCTCGCAGCCACCGTTTTACACGCCCTATTTAGCCGCGTTTTACCGCCAATATGCCGACAGGCTGCCTGAAAACTGGCTGGCAGAGCATTTGGCAATCGCCATTCAAGAATACGAACAGGTTTGGCAAAACCCGAACACGCATTATTTTGCCGACATCGGTTTGAACCATTATTTTGACGAAGGCGTGGGTCGCCCCAAAGAAACCGAAGAAGGGCATTTTCGCGTGATTTTGCAGCAATTTGCCGACAAACACGGCATGAATTGGCAAGATTTTGAGCGCGAATACGATTCAGGCAGCCTGAAAGAACCCGAGCTAGACCGCTATTTTGAACACGACCGCGCCATGCGCGAAAGCGGACACGACACCACCACCCGTTTGGACGATGTGTGTGCCGACACCGCTTGTGTGGATTTGAACGCCATTTTGTATCGCGTGGAAGCGGATATTGCCCAATTATTATTGGAATATTATCCACAAGGTTTTGAATTTGCAGGTCAAACTTATTCGTACGACCGCTTTTTTGAATACGCAGAAAAACGCTATCTCGCCATGCAGCAATATTTGTGGAATGAAGCGGACGGCACATTCTACGATTACAACCATTTGACGAAAAAGCAAAATGCGTTTGTATCCGCCAGCAATTTGTTTCCACTTTGGGCGAAGGCGTGCAGCCCCACGCAAGCGAAACGCGCGGTAGCCAGCCAGTTGCCGCAACTGTTGCGCGTGGGTGGCATTGCGTCCACCGCCCCCATTTCAGGCAGCCTGAATGTGGAACGCCAATGGGATTATCCCTACGGCTGGGCACCGCACCAAATTTTGATTTGGGAAGGTTTGCAACATTTTGGTTTTGCTGATGAAATGCACCAAGCGGCATTTGCGTGGGTGCAAACCATTGTCCGCGCAACGGTGGAATACAACGGTTTGATTCCCGAAAAATTCAACGTGGAACAAAGTTCGCACAAAACCAATGTGGAATATGGCAATGTGGGGGCGGTGTTTGACTATGTGCCAGCAGGCGGTTTTGGTTGGACGAATGCGTCTTTGATTTTGGGTATTGCAAAATTGACCCAAGCGCAGAAAGATGAATTGAATGCGCTGGCAGATTCAACGGTTTGATTTTCATCGTTAAAAACATTCAGGCAGCCTGAAAAATGCGTTTCAGGCTGCCTGAAATATTTTTAGCTTAAATAAAAATCCTGCGCCACCAACGCGGGCGGCACATCGCGCCCCAAACTCATCAACAATTCGCGTTCCATTAAAATGACCATGCTGTCTAGCGGCAAATCATTGTCTTGCGTGCCAAATGGCTCTTCCAGTTGCAAACTCAACGCGTCCAAACCCAAAAACATGTACACCAGCCACGCCACCATCAACGGTGTCCAAAAACCCAGCTCGCTGTGTATCGCAAAGGGCAACATCACGCAAAAACTGTACACCGCACGGCGCAATAATGCCGAATAAACAAAGGGCAGGGGCGTGCTGGCAATGCGGTCGCAGCCTGCCTGAATGCTGCCCAGCGATGTAATGTGGGCGGTCAGTTGCGTGTAGATGATGTCGCTGATGTGCTTTTGTTGGTGTGCGGCAATCAGATTGTTTTGGATTTGTTGTAAACAATATTGTGGCAAATTAATGTGTTGTTTAAATTGAATAATATCATTTTCATCAAATTGCCCATATCGCGAAAATAATTCGGGCGCGGCTGCCTGAACGCGCAAACGGTCGCGCAACAAATGCACAAACACAATCACGCGCTCCAACACGATTTCGCGTTGTTCGGGCGGCAAAATGGCGGTGTCGCGCGCCAAATGGCGTTCGGTCGCAATCAACGCGCCCCACAATTTGCGACCTTCCCACCAACGGTCGTAGCAAGCGTTGTTGCGAAAGCCCAAAAACAGCGACAGCACCACACCAAAAATCGTGAAGCCCACCAATGGTGGCGCAGGCACGTCCAGCCAGCGATAATGCACCACCATTGCCAGCACCACCGACAAAGCCGATAAGCCCAAAATTTCAGGCAGCACTTGCGGTAAAATCGTGCCACGCCACGCGAAAAGCAGCGTAAAAGTATTGTTTTTATTGCGGATAATCATAATATTGTTTTGCGAGAAGGTTTTTCAGGCTGCCTGAAAATATTTTTTAATAAAAGACAAGGTTATTTGATGTATTCATATAAGAAAATTTTTCTCAATCCAAATATATTGTATACTTCAATATATTTAACATTTTTACATCTGTTTGGTTCTACAGTAAGAAAATCTTTATATCCTTTTCCCAATGGAAACTGAAGCCATTCTTTTCTTTTAATCAGAAAAGCCCTATGTCGTAAAGGTAAAATATCTCTATCTGAATAATATTTCCCTTCAATTTCAATAATTGTTTCATCAATATATTTCCCTTTGTTTGTTTTAATTATGTAAGCACAAGCAGTTTGAAACTGACCTTTTTCTGCTTTTGTTATTGCAATGTAAGGAAAAATTGTGTTTGTAAATAAAAATAATAAAAATATCCACCAGACAAAAATAAAATGGTTATCCATTATTTTTTTTATAAATGTCATAATTTAATCTTAATTTTTTGAAATTAAATTTATGTTTAACGCAAATTAAAAAAGCCAGCGTAGGTCGGTTCTCCGAGCCGAAACCTACTCTGAAAGGCTGAAACCTTTGCAAAACCACTACCATCGTCATTCCCGCGTAGGCGGGAATCCAAAGTTGAGTTACACAAACTTTTGTTTCTTAAAGTTAAAAGTGGATTCCCGTCTACGCGGGAATGACGGCAGTTTTTCTGTTTCAGGCAGCCTGAAATAATGTAGGTTGGGTTTGACAGCCCAACCTACACACATCAACACTCCACCACACGCACAGAAATGGGAATGGCTTTTTTCTTTAAAGTAACCGCCAAACCCGCCAGCGAAGTTTCTTTGTAGGTGGATTTCATGTCCAAGCCTGTTTGCAGCATGGTTTTGATGACCATGTCCAAGCTCACTTTTTTGTTGTTGCCGTCTTCCAGCAGCGACAGTTGTGCCAATTTAATCGCTTTTTCGGCGGCAATGCCGTTGCGCTCAATGCACGGGATTTGCACCAAGCCGCCTACGGGGTCGCAAGTTAAACCCAAATGGTGTTCCATTGCCATTTCTGCCGCGTTTTCAATTTGCGCGGTTGTGCCACCACTCACGGCTGAAAACGCGCCTGCTGCCATGGAACACGCCACGCCCACTTCGCCTTGACAACCCACTTCCGCCCCTGAAATGGAGGCGTTGGTTTTGTACAAAATGCCGATTGCGCCTGCCACCAGCAGGAAATCTTCAATCGCACGCGGCGCGGCAAGTGGATGAAATTTATGGAAATAATACAATACCGCAGGCACAATGCCAGCCGCACCATTGGTGGGAGCGGTAACAACACGTCCACCAGCCGCGTTTTCTTCGTTCACCGCCATCGCGTAAATCATCGGCCACAAATGCGTGTTCAACTGACCTGCCTCACGCAAATTTTGCATTTTCACTGCCAAATCGGGCGCACGGCGTTGCACATTCAAACCGCCAGCCAATACACCGCGTTGCTGCAAACCGCGTTCCACGCAATCAAACATGGCTTGGGCAATCGCAGCCACGCGGCGGCGCACGGCAAGCGGTTTTTCGCCGCTTATTGCGGCTTCGTTTTGCACCACCACTTGCGCGATGGACAAATCTTCTTCATCACAAATGCGCAGCAAATCCGCCATGTGCTTGAAAGGATAGGGGACGCTGGTCGCATTGCTTTGTTCTTTGCCAAATTGTTCATCGGTAACGATAAAACCGCCGCCGATGGAATAGTAAATTTGTTCGTGCAAAATTTGCTCTTGGGCATCGTAGGCGATGAAACGCAAACCGTTGGGGTGTTTGGGCAGGCTGTCGCTGTATCGCACCACCATATCGCGCGCCACTTCAAAATCAATGGTTTGTGTGCCATTCAGTTGTAATTGGGCGTGGGCGTTGATGTGTTCTAGGCGTTCGGGCAGGGTTTCCAAATCCACATTGTGTGGCAGGCTGCCTTCCAAGCCCAGCAAAATCGCGTCAAACGTGCCATGCCCCAAACCTGTGAGTGCCAGCGAACCATACACTTCGGCAGCAAGGCGTTTTACTTGTGGCAACACGCCCAAATCGTTCAGGCTGCCTGCAAAGGCGGCGGCGGCTTTCATCGGGCCTACGGTGTGTGAACTGGAAGGACCCAAACCAATTTTAAAAATATCAAAAATGCTCAACATGATGTTTTCTCAATAAAAATGTGCTTTCAGGCAGCCTGAAAACAACAAGGCTGCCTGAAAAAGAAGGGGAAGATAAGAACCATTAAATCGCTCGGTATTTGAAACCGCGCAAATTGAAAAATTGATGACGACCGATTTTCACGCCTTTTACCGCGCGTGGCGCAGGACGCACACCATTGGCAGAAAAGAACAATGCACCACGGGTAACATCATGTTGGGTAATGGATTGTTTTTGCGCATAAACTTTGCTTGCCAAATGCTGAATTTGCTTGTGGCGCACGGGGTGAAACACGCGATTTTTACGCAAACGGTGGTTGTGCGCCCATTGGAATTGTCCTTTTTGATGAATCACGCCACACGCGCTTTTGGGATACAAGCCCGAACGCATGCGGTTCAAAATCACATGACCGACCGCAATTTTGCCTTTGTGGGGTTCGCCTTGCGCTTCATAGAAAATGGCGGTTGCCATGCACTTGACTTCTTGGGCATAGGTTTTGGCGTGGGCTGCCTGCATGGGCAAAAACAGGCTGGCAAACAAAGTGGTCAAAAACAAGAAAAATGTTTTTTTCATGTGGTGTTCCTTAAAATGGGTGTGGGGAAATGTTGTTCATTTCCACAAAAATATTTTTATTGAAGTGATTTGTGAAGAAAAAGGCTGTCTGAAAAACCAAGCAGCTAACACACGGGGTGTTAGCTGTATGGCTTTTATTATAAATGATGAATGGATTTTCGCCAAATTTTGCTTATTTTTTGACTTCCGAGGCGGCGGCTTTCATTTCATCATCGGCTTCAATTTGTGCCAACAAATCTTCATCACTTTGAATGGTAAAGACTTTGCCATTCAGTTTGATTTCATTGTTTTGCACCGCCACATTGGTTTGAATGGCATCGTTGTTTTGGGTCAAATAGCCTTCGCCAGCCATATTGTCCACCATGCCGCCTATCATCAAGCGTATGGTGTCGTCCACGTCTTTTTGGGCGGCTTCGTCCATTTTGGCTTCTTGATTCTCGGGATTATTGGATGCGCTAAACAAACCACGCGCTTGGCTGATGGCAAATTGCTCAATCAGGGCTTTGGAAACGTCAAAGTCCATATTGGCGTTCATTTTTTTCAATAAAACGCCAAAATCGTTCAAATCGGCTGCCTGAACGCCATTGAAACCAATTTGTCCTTTGGTTTTCACATGACCCGATGGCGCAACAAAATCAAATTGATTGATTTTGAAAACGGGATTGTTGGTAAACAAGCCCACACCCTCTTTGCGAACCACGTCCAAAATGGCTTCTTGCATTTTTTCGTCATCAACCTGTTTGGCAGACAATTCAGCCCAGCTTTTTTTGATGGCTGCCAAGCTCTTGCTTTCCAAATGTTCGGCAGCAATGTCTATGGCAAGTGGGCCGTAGGCATTGTCGCCATATTGCAATTTTTCAAAAGCAAAACGCCCTTGGCTGTTGATGAAACCGTCTTTTTCATCGGTTTGGGTGGTGTAGCTCAAATTGTTTACCGACAAATTGGACGGCGCAATGCTGCCTGTGGGATTGATGAACGCGCCAATTTGCAAATCGGTAACGGTATTGACCAATTCATTCAGGCGAATGTTGTAATCAATGCTTTCTTTCCAAGCCACATTGAATTTGCCCAATTTGGTTTCCGATGAACCCAAGCTGATGTTGTGGCTGCCTGAATGGGTTTTGCTGTTGATTTGCACATTTTCTATGCTGATTTCGCCTTTGTCTGCCAAAATCGCTTTTAAGTGGGGAATGTCAAATTGATTGGTGTAGGCTTGAAAACCTGCCTCATAATCCATGTGGGCTTGCATGCCTTGCCAATTCAATTTAATGCCCGACAATTCTTCATAGTCAAATTTGGCAACCTGCATTTCCAACTTACCATTGCCGTTTAAGCCTATGGTGTTGGTCATGCTTACGGGCGTTTGGTCGCCAAAAAAGCGCGCCAACACTTTTTGCACTTCGGGGTCGTATTGAAATTCGGTGCGAACCACAGCGCGAACGGGCGTGAAACCATCGGCAAACAAACCATGTTGCACATGATTGACCATGGTAATGGGTTTATCCAACACGGTTTTGATGTTGGCAGGCAGGTGTTTGGACAAATTGTTCAACACGCTGGGTTTGAAACGCACAACGGTGGTTTCGGTTGCGCTGAACCAGCCACGGTCGTAGGTGTGATTGTCAATTTCTAGGAAAAAGGTATCGGCTAAAATGCGATGTTGTTCATTTAGGCTTTGTTCGGCTTTCATGCCCAAATAGTAAGGTGTGCCAAAAAACAATGCGAGTGTGGTGCTGGCAATCGCACCGATTAAAATTTTTTTATTCATCCTATTTCCTTTTCGGTGGGTTTGATTTGGTAGAGGCATCACCTCGTCCAAATCAGGGCAACATATATGGCGCAAGGCGATATTTTATGTGCCGCCCTGTGTGTTGAACATGTTGTTTGTTATGGGTCGTAAAAATTTTGTATCATAACATAAATTGCGAAAAAGCTGCCTGAAAATGGCTTTCAGGCAGCTTTTTTTGCATAAACAATGCGATTTTATACCGAGAATGATGAGCCACAACCACAAGTGGTGGTGGCATTGGGATTGCGAATCACAAATTGTGAGCCGTGTAAACTTTCGGTGTAGTCAATTTCAGCACCAATCAGGTATTGGTAGCTCATGGGGTCCACCAAAAATTTCAAGCCGTTTTTCACGATTTCAAAATCGTCATCGTTTTTGATTTCGTCAAAGGTAAAGCCATATTGGAAACCCGAGCAACCGCCACCGTTTACAAACACGCGCAACATCAAATCGGGGTTGTTTTCTTCGGCGATTAAGTCGGCAACTTTTTCGCAGCACGCTTCGGTAAAAATGATTGGGTTTTCGTCAGACATGATGATTTTCCTTATAAAATACATTTGGGTGGGTGCAATGTGGGGCACACCTTGGTTTTATTCAAGAGAGTGTACGCTTTTTTTGTCTGTTTGCCTACATTTTGGTTTTCAGGCTGAAACCTTTGCAAAACGCCTAAAATTTGATTTTTCAAAATTTCAATATATTGGATTTTAATAAATTTATTTTTCAAAAAAGTTCAAAAAATAGGGTTTGCAAAGGTTTCAGGCTGCCTGAAATATTTTTTGGCAAGAAACCGTTCAGCATTAAGGTATTTGGCTTACTTTTTTAAAAAGTCAGTCGCCGAAGGCAAAATCCATTTTTTCAGTTTAGTGAAAGGCAGCCTGAATTTTTGCCAGCAATTCGCGCAAAGCCATGGCGCGGTGGCTGATGGCATTTTTGTGTTCGGGCGACATTTGCGCGGCGGTGCAATGGTGTTGGGGCAAATAAAAATGCGGGTCGTAGCCAAAGCCGTGTTCGCCTGCGGCTTGGTGTTGCCATTGTCCGTGCCAAATGCCTTCGGCGATGATGGGTTGGGGGTCGTTTTCGTGGCGCACCAGCACCAAAACGCAAACATAATAACAAGATAAATCAGTGTGTTGAGCCAGTTGTGCGCTGACTTTGGCGTTGTTGGCGGCATCGGATTTGGGTTCGCCAGCAAATCGGGCAGACAACACCCCTGGTGCGCCACCCAGCGCATTCACGCAAATGCCACTGTCGTCTGCCAAAGCAGGCAAACCGCTATGGCGACTGGTGTGGCGGGCTTTGGCAAGCGCGTTTTCCACAAATGTGGGGTGGGGTTCGGGGCATTCGGGGATGTTGAAAGCGGATTGTGGCACGATTTCAAGGTGTTGCGCGGCAAATAAATCGGTAAATTCGCGCAATTTGCCTGCGTTGTTGCTGGCAAGGACGATTTTTTGAAACATGGTTGTTTTCCTTCTGAAAATGGTTTGGGCGGTTGCCTGAATCAAAGCTCATTGTTTTGATTCATCATTTGCCGTTGTGCTTTTTCACGCGCGATGTGGCGAATGTACATCGCCAAGCTGCCAATTTGCCCAAACGCCGCCGCAAATGCAAACAAAAACGCCGCAATGCCAAATTGTCGTTCAGGCAGCGTTTTGAGCGACAGCCAATAACTGCCCAGCGCAATCAACGCCACAAACAGCAGCGAAAACAAAATAATCAAAATCAAAAAAGTTTGGCGTTTACTCATTGTTTGTTATCAAGTATTTAAATTTAAAATGAAAATTTTGGATTGGCGACCGTTACTTTGGTATTCTGCCAAGCGTTGAGCGGGCAAATCGGCTGCGCTGGCTGCCTGGAAACCGCGTTCCAAAAACCAATCGGCGGTGTGGGTGGACAGCGCAAACAGGCGTTGTTTGCCCATTTGCCGTGCGTGTTGCAACACTTTTTCCAGCAGCAATTCGCCAAAGCCGCCATCTCGCGCATCGGGCGACACCACCAAACATGCCAATTCAGCGTCATTTGGGCTGTCTGAAAAGGTTTTCATTGCCACGCAACCGTAAATTTGGCGGTCGTGTTCCAACGCAAAAAATTCGTGAATGTGTGCCGCCAAATATTCGGGACTGCGTGGCAGCAAAATGCCGCGCTCTTCCAAAGGCTTAATCAGCGTGATGATGTCGGCGATGTCGCGCTCGTGAGCAGGGCGCACGTTCATAAACGAATCTTGGGCAATGGACGTGCCAGCACCGTGTCGCGTGAACAATTCGCGCAACAATCCCCCATTTTGGCTGCCTGAAAGGATTTGCACGCGCGAAATGCCCTGTTGCAAAGCGTGCAATGCCGATGTCAAAATCGCCTGCTCTGAAATGGAAAAATGCTTTTCAGACAGCAAATGATGTGTTTCTTGCGCGGTTAAATTTGCCAATAATTGCCCATTGGCATGGCGTATGCCGTTTTCTTGGGTCAGAAAAACCAATTTTTCCGCTTGCAAGGCAATCGCCAATTCTGCCGCGACTTCGGGCATGGACAAAACATGGCTTTGCCCGCCCAATGATGCGGCAATGGGGCTAATCAAAACAATGGCTTGCATTGCAAGTGCGTCTTCAATCGCGGCAGCGTCCACCTTGCGGACTTGACCCGCCCATTGCATGTCCACACCGCCGTGTACGCCCAAAGGCTTGGCACTCAAAAAATTGCCATGAATCAAACGCAAACGCGGTGGACGTTGTGGCGAACGCGCCACACCCAGCGACAAGGCTGCCTGAAAATCAAATTGTATTGCGCCACAAAAGTGTTTGGCAAATTGCAGGGCGTTGTCGTCAATAATACGGCGTTGCGGATAAATGGCATGATTGCGTTGATTTTGTGGACAAAACCGCGCAATTTGCGTGTCGCAACCGTGTACCAAAACCAAGCGTATGCCCAAAGCCGCCAGCAAATGAAAATCCGCCGACAAAGCGTTCAGGCTGCCTGAATCAAGCAAATGGCTGGCAATGCCCACCACCAAAGTTTTGCCGCGCAAATAGTGAATATAAGGCGCGGCTTCGCGGAATGCGTTTACAAAAGGGTCTGTCATATTTTTGGGTTGAAAGAAAAGCCAGCCTGAAAAAAAGCCCGATTATTTCATGCAAAACAATCGGGCAAACGAAAAAGATTATTGCAACATCAAAACCAAATAAAATAATTGCACAATCAAAGCGATAAGTGCCGCGATGGTGGCGATTGTCCAATTCAAATCATTGCCAGATGACACCACAATGGGCGCATTGCTTTTGTTGCCACCAGCGTCAATCACATTGTTGTCGGTGCCATTGTTGTCGCCCACCAAAGTGAACACCAAGCTGTCGGTGTGAATCGTGATGTTGTTTTGCTGGTCGGGATTGCCCGTGCTGTTCATGGCAAGCGCATTGCCTTGCACCGCAGGTTTGATGGACACTTGCGGAATTTGCGCGTTTGCCGAATCCGCATCCAACATATTGAATGCCAATGGTTTTTGACCCACATCGGCAAAGGTGTTGCGGTTTTTGTTTTCCGCTTTGGGTTCACGATAATTGAGTTTGACCGCGCTTTTGTTTGCGGTTTTGGGTTTGGCTTTTTCCTGTTTGGCGCGATTGCCTGTGGGGAAACCATCGGTGGGGAAAATCGGGTCGTTCACACCCACATCAGCAAAAAAGGGGTCGGTTTTGGGGCGCTCTTTTTTGGGGGATTCGGCAGGTGGTGGGGTTTCGGCTTTTTTCTTTTTTACCAAACGAAAAACGTGTCCACAGTGGTGGCAATCGGCGCGACCGTCTGTTTCACGCAAATGCTGTTCAGACAGGCTCAATGCGGTTTTGCAGCTTGGGCAAGTTACTTTAATCATTTTAGTCATGGTGTGTGCTTTCTCGTTTTAAGCGGCTTTTTTGCGACCACTGATACACGCCCAGCCGTCCAAAATTTCGGTGGGGGCTAAATCAAACCATTGCGAATAAATCGCGCTCATTTCATCAATTTGCTCTGCCAAAATGCCTGATAAAACAATGCGTCCGCCTTGTTTGGTGCGGCTTGCCAGCATTTCGCCCAACATACGCAGAGGGTTTGCCAAAATATTGGCAAGCACCACATCGTATTGGGCATCGGGCAGCTCGTTGGGTTGCACAAAAGTGGCTTGAACGTCATTTTGCAAAGCATTGTCTTTGCTGGCGATGATGGCTTGGGGGTCAATGTCCACGCCTGTGGCGTTTTGTGCGCCCAATTTTAAGGCGGCAATCGCCAAAATG is a genomic window containing:
- the argA gene encoding amino-acid N-acetyltransferase; its protein translation is MTDPFVNAFREAAPYIHYLRGKTLVVGIASHLLDSGSLNALSADFHLLAALGIRLVLVHGCDTQIARFCPQNQRNHAIYPQRRIIDDNALQFAKHFCGAIQFDFQAALSLGVARSPQRPPRLRLIHGNFLSAKPLGVHGGVDMQWAGQVRKVDAAAIEDALAMQAIVLISPIAASLGGQSHVLSMPEVAAELAIALQAEKLVFLTQENGIRHANGQLLANLTAQETHHLLSEKHFSISEQAILTSALHALQQGISRVQILSGSQNGGLLRELFTRHGAGTSIAQDSFMNVRPAHERDIADIITLIKPLEERGILLPRSPEYLAAHIHEFFALEHDRQIYGCVAMKTFSDSPNDAELACLVVSPDARDGGFGELLLEKVLQHARQMGKQRLFALSTHTADWFLERGFQAASAADLPAQRLAEYQSNGRQSKIFILNLNT
- a CDS encoding zinc-ribbon domain-containing protein — protein: MTKMIKVTCPSCKTALSLSEQHLRETDGRADCHHCGHVFRLVKKKKAETPPPAESPKKERPKTDPFFADVGVNDPIFPTDGFPTGNRAKQEKAKPKTANKSAVKLNYREPKAENKNRNTFADVGQKPLAFNMLDADSANAQIPQVSIKPAVQGNALAMNSTGNPDQQNNITIHTDSLVFTLVGDNNGTDNNVIDAGGNKSNAPIVVSSGNDLNWTIATIAALIALIVQLFYLVLMLQ